The genomic segment ggtgaaggaaaaaaaatggtttatcttCTATAAAATGGACTTGCTGACTTAGTATCCTAATAatacatgttaaaaaattaGCTATTTAACCAaggttttattatttaaaaattttaaacgaGGTGTTTTATTTTCAAGTGTCAATAATTAGTCTTAAacgatattttataaataaatggtTATAGAAATGTTTGTATAAGGGTTTTTCTtctcattaattttaaattttacaatgtTTGGAAATTAGAAGAGACATATTTCAATATGCTTTATCAGTACTAGCATAAACGAGTCTTATTTGTATTTGTACTACCTTATTTTAATGAGTTAAATTTAgtgtttatattaatttcacttttgtagtttatatatatatatatatattaatatattaaggGTGTTAAAGTGAATAATTTCATATAAGTTGGATCATTACATAtgaatttgttcttttttttttaaaataaaatttttataatccAACTCAATCTATGATAGGTCTGGGGTCACTTCAGTTAAGAAtgcatttattatatatttattgtgcTACAACCAAAATAATTTAAGcaaatttgttcttttattttatagtaaCATGATCAAAATATCCACTTATTTTACATATCATTATTATACAGataaatagtttaaattaaagTGTAAATCCACATAactttaacaaacaaataaattaaattaacccATAAACTTATGACAAAATGATAAAAAGCTGGTTATTGGTGGGTTACCTATCAACCCATCTTCATCCTAATTCAAATATGTCACATTTAAAACAATTGAATTCTTTCCTATTCAACCTTACACAAACAATGTAACATGAGTTGATTTACTCATTCAATCCATTTTCACATtcctaattaatataaaattgaatgatATAAAAATAGTAGTACAGAAGAATGAAATAAGTAAAACtctatttgttatttataataaactaaGAGGGAGACAGAGAAAAAGAGTAATGTTGATTTggatttagaaaaataataactttgtTGCTCATATAGtcattgtattttaataatttattataatttttttaattatcaaggAAAAAGGTTGCCTAACGAATATATAccattcataattaattaaaaattttcttttttttatctttttttttcaaaagaagtataattgatttaaattttgttaattggAAGACATAATTCTCtgtccaaaaccttaagacaatgtgttaatgggtctttcatatTTATACAGTGTTCTATTcttttcatttctatccaatgtgagaaTTAAACTCATACTTGGATTTCCAAGActtataattaatgttaaattttgaattgtacaTATGGACGAACGAAGAAGTGttaaattgatcaattgaataAATTGGTACTAATTGAAATATTGAGATTTGTCAAAGATTTTGTAGAAAGTACCAAATAGTGTAGTTGAACAAGTTAAAATTTCTGAaatgttattcttttatatttgatcaattgttttattttttttctgcatcaacttaaatgttattctttttcttttatttctcttaACCTAACCAAACGCTTTCCGAAATAGCAAAATCCATTCCTcctttcgttttcgttttctaAATTCGCAGAGTTCCGAATCCGATTAATTTATCTGGTATTACATTTTCAAAACCTACCTTTGAAGACACTCGACCTATCGCTGGAGATCTAAGATAttgaaatatcattttcataacaaataaactaataaaagtaACATGCATAGAGGCTGATTCAGTAAGCTTTTTTGATTTATGGAATCAATTGTTTATGGGAAAGAAAGTAAGAAACACCCTTTTCTTCTTGTGTATTTTCCTTTTGAGTTAGGAATCTGATGATGACGAGATATTCTTCAAGTAAAAGCAACAGATCACAGTTACAAAGAGAGTCAATTCATAACATTTACTGATTACGAGTTATATAGGTAAAATgaaaatctattatttataattgagaTGAATTGAATGGTTTTTCCAAATATCAAACCACTATTCAACAGATGTAAATTGTAATGAAAAATGTTGTGGTCTAGGAGGGATGAACTCCAGCAAGAACAGCCTTAGCGAACTCAACCAAATGAAAGAAAGCCACAGCAGAAGAAGTTGGAACACTGATTGCAACCAAAGCCATGGCTCCAAGAGCCAAACTAGGCCTAGTATTCATCAACTGCGTCTGCAAAACTCCCAATGCTTCACAAATCATGGAGTCATACTTTGTATAACAGCGTTTCTCCCAATCCATCCAATCTGCAGGTGGCTCGTAGTTCCTCTCTATCATGTTCATCTCATGGATCCTCTTCCTCAGTGTTATCATGCCCTCATCCACCAACCTTCCACTGAAATTCTGATCTGCTGAACCTCTCATCGAAGCCTTAATCGGAGATAAACAGCAACTTTTCCTGCCACCGCTACAACATGACTTTGAAGATGAAAATGGATGGAAGAAGACTCGTGGGGAATTGATCAAACATGTTGATTGCATGTTTTTATGTAAAGTTTGGTTGTGTGGTATTGATTTGGTGATGGGAGTGGAAGAGGAATGATGTTATATTTATAGGCATTGGGAGAAGGTTCTGTTTGTTTGGCTCATTAGATTATAACACTTTTTGCAACGGAAAGACCTTATGCGGCCAAAACCGTGTTTATTTTAAACCGCAGTTAATTAATATCTTGGTAAAAGCGCGTTTCTAGAGTGTAGCTGGATTCGTTCGTAGAAAGAAGTGATATTAATGGGATGCACCAAAAGGTGACGCGTGTCTGTGGAAAATGGAGTAACCCTGAAGTTCCTCGAACTTCTCTGTAGATTAATGGGATGCACCGTTGTTGACTTGTACTATTTTAAAGCACAACTTGTGGAAGGTTTGGGTGTGTGATTCGATGTAGCATAAATTAATCTGATACAAAGTGATGAAGAGAATGTAATGTAAGACAAATTTTGTCATATAatagatattataaataaagtttttttttaagtaaattttaaatttaatttaattttataaaattatttatttataaattttaaattgatcttatttttaattaataacagTCAcagttatttttatgtttacaaCTTAAAAAGCATCATTTGTATATATCGAGATTATAACTTTGTCCACCAATATTTGAGTTGTGGAAGAAACAGCAATACAACATAATTGAGAACGATAAACTTGTCTCTACAACATCATATAACGtggatgaagaaaaacaatctAAATACGTAACTGGATGATGGatgatgtaaaaaaaatatatgattaaatagaagaaaaaatagtGTTATGAAAGTGTAAAAAATAAGAGTTTAGAGTGTGGGGCAAAGGGGTATAGGGTAGGCTTGACTTTTattacaagaaaagaaaaagaaaaaaaacattgatgTCGGCGATTTGTATTGTAATGTCAACTTTAATTCAGTGTTTTTTTTAAGGTTCAGGTTCTCTGCATCTTATCTATGAGTAAATTATAGTATTAGTGTGTTGCGTATTGTTGATGATGATTGATGAAGGTTCCTATTTATGGATCCTCCATGACATTAAGtgataatattaattgaaaCACCAAATT from the Vigna angularis cultivar LongXiaoDou No.4 chromosome 3, ASM1680809v1, whole genome shotgun sequence genome contains:
- the LOC108322058 gene encoding uncharacterized protein LOC108322058, producing the protein MQSTCLINSPRVFFHPFSSSKSCCSGGRKSCCLSPIKASMRGSADQNFSGRLVDEGMITLRKRIHEMNMIERNYEPPADWMDWEKRCYTKYDSMICEALGVLQTQLMNTRPSLALGAMALVAISVPTSSAVAFFHLVEFAKAVLAGVHPS